The following are encoded together in the Streptomyces rapamycinicus NRRL 5491 genome:
- a CDS encoding IPT/TIG domain-containing protein has protein sequence MSPAAGSPGGGTPVTLTGSNFTQATAVRFGPNFALSYTVVSATQITAVAPAGSGTVQITVTTPGGTSNGVAFGYAAAPALTGISPATGPATGGTTVTLTGTNLLGATVVRFGAVNATSFTVVSATQITAVAPPGSGTVQVTATTPGGTSNGVSYSYVAVAVPVLTAVSPGQGPVGGGNTVTLTGSGFTGVTAVRFGSTPASSFTVVSATQITAVAPPGSGTVQVTATTPGGTSNGVSYSYVAVAVPVLTAVSPGQGPVGGGNVVTLTGSGLTGVTAVNFGSTPALSFTVVSATQITAVAPPGAAGPVQITVTGPGGTSNGVTYFYVGVPTLTGATPAQGPTSGGTTVTLTGTNLLGATAVRFGAVNATSFTVVSATQITAVAPSGSGTVQITAVTPGGTSNGVPYTYVPTPVLTGLSPAQGPLDAGTTVTLFGSGLTTTSSVLFGSTPASFTIVSDTWATAIAPSGPAGPVNVQVRTPGGSSNSVVYTRVGPPGI, from the coding sequence ACCCAGGCCACGGCGGTCCGCTTCGGCCCGAACTTCGCCCTGTCGTACACCGTGGTCTCCGCCACGCAGATCACGGCGGTGGCTCCGGCGGGCAGCGGCACCGTGCAGATCACGGTGACCACGCCGGGTGGGACGAGCAACGGGGTGGCGTTCGGCTATGCCGCCGCCCCCGCCCTCACCGGCATCTCGCCCGCCACGGGCCCCGCCACCGGCGGTACGACCGTAACCCTGACCGGCACCAATCTCCTCGGCGCGACGGTGGTCAGATTCGGGGCCGTCAACGCCACTTCCTTCACGGTGGTGTCCGCGACCCAGATCACGGCGGTGGCTCCGCCGGGGAGCGGCACGGTGCAGGTCACCGCGACGACGCCGGGTGGGACGAGCAATGGGGTGTCGTACAGCTATGTGGCGGTGGCGGTGCCGGTGCTCACGGCCGTCTCGCCGGGACAGGGGCCGGTCGGTGGCGGCAATACCGTCACGCTTACGGGGAGCGGCTTCACGGGGGTGACGGCCGTGCGCTTCGGTTCGACGCCCGCCTCGTCGTTCACGGTGGTCTCGGCGACCCAGATCACGGCGGTGGCTCCGCCGGGGAGCGGCACGGTGCAGGTCACCGCGACGACGCCGGGTGGGACGAGCAATGGGGTGTCGTACAGCTATGTGGCGGTGGCGGTGCCGGTGCTCACGGCCGTCTCGCCGGGACAGGGGCCGGTCGGTGGCGGGAACGTGGTGACGCTCACCGGTAGCGGCCTTACGGGTGTCACCGCCGTCAACTTCGGCTCGACGCCCGCCTTGTCGTTCACCGTGGTCTCGGCCACCCAGATCACCGCGGTCGCCCCGCCGGGGGCCGCCGGGCCGGTGCAGATCACCGTGACCGGGCCGGGCGGCACCAGCAACGGCGTCACGTACTTCTACGTCGGCGTGCCCACCCTCACCGGCGCCACACCCGCCCAGGGCCCCACCTCCGGCGGTACGACCGTCACCCTCACCGGCACCAACCTCCTCGGTGCGACGGCGGTCAGATTCGGGGCCGTCAACGCGACCTCCTTCACGGTGGTGTCGGCCACGCAGATCACGGCCGTGGCGCCATCCGGCAGCGGCACCGTGCAGATCACGGCGGTCACGCCGGGCGGCACCAGCAACGGCGTCCCGTACACGTATGTGCCCACCCCCGTCCTCACCGGCCTGTCGCCGGCCCAGGGGCCGCTCGACGCCGGGACCACGGTCACGCTCTTCGGCAGCGGTCTCACCACCACCAGTTCGGTGCTCTTCGGCTCCACGCCCGCCTCGTTCACCATCGTCTCCGACACCTGGGCCACCGCCATCGCGCCGTCCGGGCCCGCAGGCCCGGTGAACGTACAGGTCCGCACGCCCGGCGGCAGCAGCAACAGCGTCGTCTACACCCGTGTGGGACCGCCCGGGATCTAG